gctcccccagtcggtcccatagtggctaccttgggcttggtcactgggctacctgcattttgttcCTTTCAAATGGtcgtaataggctgctgagccgagtctcgtgtcctgggctaaaatttgacaggcAGCCCCTGTATCTTACCCACCCAACACGGTGGGACCCGTGACTGGTTCCCTGCTGAGGTCATGACCTGCTGGTTTACTTATAGCGGGGGGAGGGGCTTTTTTACAGCGTTACTACTCAGGATCAATAAAGACACATACATActtccatacatacatacatacataccttacATATATAGCTGCTCTCCCAGAATGACATCTCTCACAACGTTTAACACCAGCATATTGTCTAACCTTCTTTTTTCAGCAATTCGGTGCCACCTTAGCTGAACCTACAGAGGATTTGCTATTACCCTATAATATTACAGTCATGCACTAGTCCACATTGTCTTtgttgtttttagtttttattgatTGGAAGTTTATGGGTTTATGGAGTTTCATGTGGGAAGTGGTGGAAATGTCTGCCATTTGTATGGGGCATTTTTAATTGGTagctattttatttaatgaatgtTAACTTCACATTGCTGTGGAATATACATTACGTTGCAACAATGCAAATGGTACTAATGCTCATAGTGTAAGGCAGCTAAATCTAGGACCAATGTAATATGAAGTTTGATCAGCTGATCTTTGTTGCTCCATGCACCATTTTACGTTTCAAATTCATTAAAAGAATTAAAGTTTTTTCTGTTGGCTAATCGTATTAATGTTGGTGCATTGGAAGTATGAATTCTAGGAATATAAGCATTTGaagttaattattttaaaaactgtGACACATATGACTCTTATTACTCAGGGAGTGTCAGGCGCGCACCCAGGGGAAGGGTTTCCTGATCTTTGGAAACCCCTCTCCTGCCTGGGGCACAGACCGGGGTACTGCGGAAATTCAATGGAGGAGGGTGGCTGCGTGACCACATTCTGTATTGGGCCAATCAGAGAGTGAGAACCCTGTAGCCAATGGACAGGCGAGCAACATGATGCTTACAACCAATCAACGCTCAGGAGGGTTCCACTTGTAAGACCTGTGTGGCTGTGTCTTCTCTTATCAAGATTTATTGTAAAAGTACCGGGGTGTGGAACATAGCTGCAGataggggcgggctgggcaggggggcagcaccCCCCCCAGGCCGCTGAGTcttaccgctattagggccggccgccccccggatgcaatatagtcTGTTTTCACCGGCGGCGCATCtcatgacatgggatgcggccgcgtcagcgcacaggtggccgcatcacaagacacaggatgcggccgcatcgcgtgtcatgtgatgcagccgcctgtgcgccccccgggctgacatctcccagcccgcgcctggctgcAGAGTAGTTGTGGCTACCAAGGGATGCTGTCGCTGGACGCATGTGGAGGACTACAATGTTCTGCGCTGGTGGTGAAGAGAACTGGAGGGAGTTTATGTATGTGATGGTATGTggtttattacaaaaataaatacatttcgcGGATTTCTTGGATTAGGCATGGGCAAACCAGCTTTCACATTCCTACTCGCATACTGTGCCTTATGATTTTTAAGGGCAACGTATGATAgttttgtctgttttattttttatccccAAAAGGCAATAACAGGATGCTGcagaataaacaaataacatttccCGACCAGAGGCTACATGTCTGTTATGGTCAGAAATCTTAATAAAATTTGGCCCTGAATGATAACTGTGGCAGATCGCTTGTATACAATAAGCTTTTTAAGGTGTCAGGTAActtgggggggggagagagagagagagagagaaattgttTAACTTATGGGACAGTTTGATTCTTCAtcccttaagttccgcagtgtttgcgttccaaatgccgaacttcctgtcagtggaacgcacatgcgttccactgcggaacttaagggatgaaggtacagaggcaggtagcgggcggctgctgcgcccccttggccttttTGTGTATAATCTTTTTACTGAACTAGTGTACAGTAAATAAGGAACCTATGTTTAAGTAAGTGATTTTAAAGCCTGACCAAAAACCCTGAGTTCATTCGTTCAACAGGTCAACTGTAAAACTCATAAACTGACCGGAGAATTGTGCTTGTGGCTGTACTAAAAAAGGTGCAGGTATAAACAATGTACAGGTGGGGCACTTTATCTGACGGTGCAGGCTATTTCATTTAATATGGGGATCGTGGTAGTCCCTATTAATTTCAGATGGGGTAGTTTggtaactatttattaaatgtgaatactaattatttaatatcggtgttattttttgggggaaaagaTTTATATATCAAAcgtgaatactatttaatgtcatcGCATTGtaagaaatagatctatttattaaatgtggatagtGTTATTGCAATGCCGAGGCTGGGTGCAGGGATGAAGGCCTATTTAACGTAGGTGCTAGTGATTTAACGTCGGGGCTGATTTGACCTAAatggttcactcattgctagactttccaaatttcatgtacctatcccttttttccaaacaggacccaaaCACTCCAGGATACACAAAAGCAGCAACTGAGCGTaagacaggagcagcagcagcagatagcAAAAcctggaagaacaggtaggagagagcaggacagtctcccaactgtcctgattctggtgatgCAGTCACAATTTTGgttgactgtcctgctcagtcaggactttttcCCCcctgcagggacagttgggaggtgtgtcccACTTCACCCGGCTCTGCTCATGAAGAGGGGCTGCatgcacataacagtagtgcacacagcattgcctgtgtatttgaagggaattggaagagttggagaaaagcttagcactgtctaaaattatagccacgatggtcatgcccactggtggtgtggcgtgGAACCCCCCCCTCCTCAAATTCTGTTTGCCCCTGAGTGTGGCTTCTCCTGGATTCCTGACACACTATTATAAGTTACAGTAATTTTGGAAAGCCATTAGCAGTATAAGCATTTTTAGAGATGATACTTTCTGCTGGAGCCCAGGCTTACATTTTGCTCAAGAGCCTGAAAGcatcaagttgtaccactgtacaCAACCCtttgttattatcattatcacaATAATCATTTCTATGTATTGGCTATAACATTAGAAAATTCAAATGTAACATTGCCCCTTGTGAGAGCAGAAATTCTTTCCTCATCTGGGTTGTAGACAATTAAATACAGCTTACCTCCAACATCCATATCCACTTTGTAATTGATGAAATGTGTATGGAGTGTTCCCAACGTGTATTCGCCAACCCTTGAGCCATAATCTTTTCCATCGGCAAAGTAGAATGAAGAGCTTATATATCCAGTAGCATGCATCTTGGCTTCAATGACTCCATTTTGATAGAAGATGAAATCCCAGACGTAATCATAATTAATAAGAGTCGACACAGCTCGGACTACTAAAACAGTACTGGCCAGTCCTCCATAATACATGGAGTGCATGTTAGAATAGTGGCGTCGAAGAGGTACACCCAAGTTTTGTTCAAAAATGCATATGGCATTGTTTGTCGTTTCAGGCGTCTCAGATTCCATGAGATAGTGAGCATCAACATAAGTGGCTAAATAAGGACAATCAACACCCCTTACCAACTCAAATGAGAATCTTCCAATGCCAAAACTAGCGTCAAGGTATCTCGTTATCATCCCACCAGGTGCATTAGAGCCATAAATAGCAATTGCCTCTTGAGTACTAATTTCATAGGCAATACGTTCATTGTTAAATTGAATGTCAAAAAGCCGCAGTCCAGAGTTCACATTTATACCAAATGCAAAGTTCCACGACTGGAAAGAGACTTGGTAGTTGTTAACAGTATAACGTTTACCAACTGGGTCAAATTGAAATGGTGCCCCAGGCACAGGACGGACTTTAGGATTCATGGAGCCGATGTCGTTTTCTGgtgttacatttttaatttttttcacttcCACTTTGCCCGAATTATACTGCTTCTCCAGATCAGCCATATTTGAGAAATAAACGCCATTGTAGAACACTTTGGTAACTTTCCATTTGTTAACATCGAGACTTTTGTGGTCAAGAAGAAGTTCCAGTCCAACTGGATGCACAGCAAAGCAACTTTCCATCACTTTGAGAAACATAACAAACCAGGTGCTCCTGTCTCCAGATTTTAAACCTCTTGGAACTGTTGTAAGTGCAGCAATGTTGGAGCCATCGTAGCCAATACCTTTTAAAAAATTTGGTGCAGTAGAAAACTCCTTTTGGTAGACCAATTCGTAAGCATCGGCATACTCCTTACCAATCATAGGTCGGCGATAATAAGGCagcttttgtttgtatttttccaaTGTAATGTCCTTGTGGTATGAAGGGTTGGGTAAAGGACCTACCACATATTCGGTAATGTTAGGTTCTTCTTGGTCTCCAAAaaaaaccacagccagagcctcTCTTTTAGGCTTTTCCCCTCCGTGATCTAAGTACTCTAAAACATGTTGTTTTGGGgggtattttatatcaatgtagtAGATGCAATTTTCTGTAGGTTTCGCAGTAGCTGCATTGACTAACGTTTTGCCAAGGCTTTTTTTCAGGTAGTCAACAGCCGCGGTGAACTCGTCAGGTGTAAGGTCTGAAAATACTGATTTTTTGCTGCTTGCTTTTTTCTGCTGTTCATTGGTTCTGAGATTCCCATGCTGTGGTTGAGAAACACAGGTGTCACTAGACTTTCCTGCTCCTGATAGTAAAACAGCAACCAGTGCCAATATAGTGGCCAGTGCCACAGCCAAGAGTATAAGGACAGCCTTCAGGTTCATGGTAGCCACAGCAGAATGTATGAAAGGAGCCACTCGGaatctgttttctttaaaaacaaaactgttgTGTAACTTCTGAAAATCTGGGAGGAGAAATCTGAAAATAGCAAAACCATTTTAAAGTGGGCTTAGTTCCCAGTAGAGAGGGGACATGAGGGGTTTGTATAATTGAAAGCATTCTAGGAAACTATTTTAGCAAATAAAGTAAAACTGTTTTCCTGAAGTCCCGGAAAGACGTCTTTTCCATAAGTATGAGATGCGTTGACTTTTAGTTTACTTAGTTTAACTGTCTTTTgatctattattattttcatattccTACAATATTTCAACAGAAGAGTATGAACCACAAAACAATATTAGATACAAACAGTGTACAGAATGGTGTTTTCAGTGGATACATTTTGACCTTTTGTATTATGCAAAAGACTAATATAATTTTTAACAGTTTTCACTGTTTAACAATATGTGATTTTGGAAGAGTTTGTGGA
The nucleotide sequence above comes from Mixophyes fleayi isolate aMixFle1 chromosome 6, aMixFle1.hap1, whole genome shotgun sequence. Encoded proteins:
- the AOC3 gene encoding amine oxidase [copper-containing] 3, with product MNLKAVLILLAVALATILALVAVLLSGAGKSSDTCVSQPQHGNLRTNEQQKKASSKKSVFSDLTPDEFTAAVDYLKKSLGKTLVNAATAKPTENCIYYIDIKYPPKQHVLEYLDHGGEKPKREALAVVFFGDQEEPNITEYVVGPLPNPSYHKDITLEKYKQKLPYYRRPMIGKEYADAYELVYQKEFSTAPNFLKGIGYDGSNIAALTTVPRGLKSGDRSTWFVMFLKVMESCFAVHPVGLELLLDHKSLDVNKWKVTKVFYNGVYFSNMADLEKQYNSGKVEVKKIKNVTPENDIGSMNPKVRPVPGAPFQFDPVGKRYTVNNYQVSFQSWNFAFGINVNSGLRLFDIQFNNERIAYEISTQEAIAIYGSNAPGGMITRYLDASFGIGRFSFELVRGVDCPYLATYVDAHYLMESETPETTNNAICIFEQNLGVPLRRHYSNMHSMYYGGLASTVLVVRAVSTLINYDYVWDFIFYQNGVIEAKMHATGYISSSFYFADGKDYGSRVGEYTLGTLHTHFINYKVDMDVGGIENSVMTQDMQFSPLNIPWQPDVTIQRPKVVRNVLETENQAAFELNAKMPRYIHFSSNVTNRWGHPRSYRVQMVSFAGEFLPEESPVEKAMGWARYKLAVTKRKDEEYESSSIYNQNDPWSPSVKFSDFINNENIQKQDLVAWLTVGFLHIPHSEDLPNTATPGNGVGFLLRPYNYFEIDPSVYSPDGVYFKSEQDYSSCEVNQMACLSKTASCAPKIPPFTYKGFKDIVNL